In Deinococcus roseus, the following are encoded in one genomic region:
- the rpsF gene encoding 30S ribosomal protein S6 — protein sequence MTQYDLNLILNPNLSSEQVLTEKEYVEATVKNAGAEIVKVDEPGNRRLAYTIEKDREGYYLYYTIKASGNPLTTIGDVLRLRDHVRRVVVVKDRPEWKTKKA from the coding sequence ATGACCCAGTATGATCTGAACCTGATCCTCAACCCCAACCTGAGCAGCGAGCAGGTCCTCACCGAGAAGGAATACGTGGAAGCCACCGTCAAGAACGCCGGAGCTGAAATCGTAAAAGTGGATGAGCCCGGCAACCGCCGCCTCGCCTACACCATCGAGAAGGACCGCGAAGGGTACTACCTGTACTACACCATCAAGGCCAGCGGCAACCCCCTGACCACCATTGGTGATGTCCTTCGCCTGCGTGACCACGTCCGCCGCGTGGTGGTCGTCAAAGACCGTCCCGAGTGGAAAACCAAAAAAGCGTAA
- a CDS encoding response regulator, translated as MPTVLVVDDEASILQLIKMTLERAGYEVMTASSAFAALELLRNQVPDIIVSDLAMPSMNGLSFLQVVREEMKITHVPFVFLSSHAEIQHIRAGLGSGADDYLAKPFDRQELLDAIELRLRRVQEFKASPEPSVLMQVFALNKSVVLYQKEVVTWASRKACELFYFLLEKGQVSSWEAAEALWPEKDEERASSLFHTTLHRLRKSLYPEVIATNNRRYFIDPKLSLEYDVRNYTQLAQKALTNSQNFDLLQQAVNTYGTFLPDFDSDWCADRRAELMESQLRLLLSLAEGYEQGSQVRLAANAYQQTVQLDPLQDSAWDGLARTLTALKDPHAPRAAKREPWWATSDF; from the coding sequence ATGCCTACAGTCCTGGTCGTGGATGATGAAGCGTCCATCCTGCAACTGATTAAAATGACCCTGGAACGGGCCGGATATGAAGTGATGACCGCCAGCAGTGCTTTTGCTGCGCTGGAACTCCTGCGCAATCAGGTTCCAGACATCATCGTTTCGGATCTTGCCATGCCTTCCATGAACGGTCTTAGCTTCCTGCAAGTGGTGCGGGAAGAGATGAAAATCACCCATGTTCCCTTTGTGTTCCTGTCCAGCCATGCGGAAATCCAGCACATTCGGGCCGGGCTGGGCAGCGGCGCAGATGATTACCTCGCCAAGCCCTTTGACCGCCAGGAACTTCTGGACGCCATTGAGCTCCGCCTCAGGAGGGTGCAGGAATTCAAGGCCTCGCCAGAACCCAGCGTGCTGATGCAGGTGTTCGCCCTCAACAAGTCGGTGGTGCTGTACCAGAAGGAAGTGGTGACCTGGGCCTCCAGAAAAGCCTGTGAACTGTTTTACTTCCTGCTGGAAAAAGGACAGGTCTCCAGCTGGGAAGCTGCAGAAGCCCTGTGGCCTGAAAAAGACGAGGAGCGGGCCAGCAGCCTGTTTCACACCACCCTCCACCGCCTGAGAAAGTCGCTGTATCCAGAGGTGATTGCCACCAACAACCGCCGTTATTTCATTGACCCCAAACTGTCTCTGGAATACGATGTGCGCAATTACACCCAGCTTGCCCAGAAAGCCCTGACCAACTCACAGAATTTCGACCTGCTGCAGCAGGCGGTCAACACCTATGGAACGTTTCTGCCGGATTTTGATTCCGACTGGTGTGCAGATCGCCGTGCAGAATTGATGGAATCCCAGCTCAGGTTGCTGCTCAGCCTTGCAGAAGGCTATGAGCAGGGCTCGCAGGTGCGTCTGGCAGCCAATGCCTACCAGCAAACCGTGCAACTGGACCCCCTGCAAGACAGTGCCTGGGATGGACTGGCCCGAACCCTGACTGCCCTCAAAGATCCTCACGCTCCCAGAGCGGCAAAACGCGAGCCCTGGTGGGCCACCAGTGACTTTTGA
- a CDS encoding response regulator transcription factor, giving the protein MEKRILIIEDNLDITNIVTYELERSGYQVLAAPDGVSGLTMAREQNPDLVILDLGLPDFDGAEIARRLRKTSSVPIIILTALDAVDRKVNLLEAGADDYLTKPFHADELIARVRVQLRHQQQGEVIAIGKLEIHPQKRLCQYAGQEVRLSPKEFDLLAFLARQPGRVYSREEIEREVWNGELPSNSNVVDVHMANMRAKLRDLDGYGLIRTVRGIGYALKTP; this is encoded by the coding sequence ATGGAAAAACGCATCCTGATCATTGAGGACAATCTCGACATCACCAACATCGTCACCTACGAGTTGGAGCGTTCGGGATACCAGGTTCTGGCTGCTCCCGATGGAGTCAGCGGTCTGACCATGGCCCGTGAACAAAACCCCGACCTGGTGATTCTGGACCTGGGTCTCCCTGACTTTGATGGTGCAGAAATTGCCCGCAGACTCAGAAAGACCAGCAGTGTGCCCATCATCATCCTGACGGCACTCGACGCTGTGGACCGCAAAGTCAATTTGCTGGAAGCCGGAGCAGACGATTACCTCACCAAACCCTTCCATGCCGATGAATTGATTGCCCGCGTGCGGGTGCAACTCAGGCACCAGCAACAGGGCGAAGTGATTGCCATTGGCAAACTGGAAATCCACCCCCAGAAACGCCTGTGCCAGTACGCCGGGCAGGAAGTGCGCCTTTCTCCCAAGGAGTTTGATCTGTTGGCCTTCCTGGCGCGTCAGCCTGGACGGGTGTACTCCCGCGAGGAAATCGAACGGGAAGTCTGGAACGGTGAACTGCCCTCCAACAGCAACGTGGTGGATGTGCACATGGCCAACATGCGGGCCAAACTGCGCGACCTGGACGGTTACGGTCTGATCCGCACCGTGCGTGGCATCGGTTATGCCCTGAAAACCCCCTGA
- a CDS encoding HAMP domain-containing sensor histidine kinase: MLSIRARNILLVSALTLLVILVGTASAFVALFVGLNNQEKNQLTQDAALIDEVYRKDIDGDQKQTSTGGLEVDMYDPDSGERIYKSSIPALTLSDLQENNNEVFQRTYGGRNYLIFLKPTKFAGADFTLAIRKDTTYLYNVGKDALTVLAGVVLGMLIISIAAVYVVTRTALAPLVDVSRQTRAINENNLKPIEYHGADDELGLLVGTLNRTLNRLGEAIHQQKVLLAEASHELRTPLTAISGYLRRAEREVPEEQKQYIRDAARVSESMTRLVNDLLQLSRGEIQQSYTPHFIELDEQLDDLSRDFPGLEVNTSGILELIGDPERLNQVWRNLVSNASRAAGDITKVEIAATRIKDTLRVEVIDHGPGITDEEKEKIFQKFYRGKHSGSSGLGLTIVAQIIRMHQGSIKVLDTPGGGATFRVELPAVEEE; this comes from the coding sequence ATGCTGAGCATCCGTGCCAGAAACATCCTGCTGGTCAGTGCCCTCACTTTGCTGGTGATTCTGGTGGGCACAGCCTCTGCTTTTGTGGCCCTCTTTGTGGGGCTCAACAACCAGGAAAAAAACCAGCTGACCCAGGACGCTGCCCTGATCGATGAGGTGTACCGCAAAGACATTGATGGGGACCAGAAACAGACCTCCACCGGGGGTCTGGAAGTGGACATGTACGACCCGGACAGCGGAGAGCGCATCTACAAAAGCTCTATTCCAGCCCTGACCCTCTCGGATTTGCAGGAGAACAACAACGAGGTGTTTCAACGCACCTATGGCGGACGCAACTACCTGATTTTCCTGAAGCCCACCAAATTTGCAGGGGCAGATTTCACGCTGGCCATTCGCAAAGACACCACCTACCTTTACAATGTGGGAAAAGACGCCCTGACGGTGCTGGCCGGGGTGGTGCTGGGCATGCTGATCATCTCCATTGCTGCTGTGTATGTGGTAACGCGCACCGCCCTGGCCCCTCTGGTGGATGTGTCCCGCCAGACCCGCGCCATCAACGAGAACAACCTCAAACCCATTGAGTATCATGGAGCAGACGATGAACTGGGCTTGCTGGTGGGCACCCTCAACCGCACCCTCAACCGCCTGGGGGAAGCCATCCACCAGCAGAAAGTGCTGCTGGCAGAGGCCAGCCACGAGCTGAGGACCCCCTTGACCGCCATCAGTGGTTATTTGCGCCGGGCAGAACGGGAAGTTCCCGAAGAGCAGAAGCAGTACATCCGGGATGCGGCCCGCGTTTCAGAAAGCATGACCCGGCTGGTCAATGACCTGTTGCAACTCTCACGTGGGGAAATCCAGCAGTCTTACACCCCCCACTTCATTGAGCTGGATGAACAGCTTGACGACCTCTCCAGAGATTTTCCAGGGCTGGAGGTCAACACCAGTGGCATTCTGGAATTGATTGGAGACCCCGAGCGCCTGAACCAGGTGTGGCGCAACCTGGTCAGCAATGCCTCCCGTGCTGCTGGAGACATCACCAAAGTGGAAATTGCAGCCACCCGCATCAAAGACACCCTGAGGGTGGAAGTGATTGACCACGGCCCTGGCATCACCGACGAAGAGAAAGAGAAAATCTTCCAGAAGTTCTACCGGGGCAAGCACTCGGGGAGCAGTGGGCTGGGGCTCACCATTGTGGCCCAGATCATCCGCATGCACCAGGGCAGCATCAAGGTGCTGGACACCCCCGGAGGAGGGGCCACCTTCCGGGTGGAACTGCCTGCGGTGGAAGAAGAGTGA
- a CDS encoding bifunctional transcriptional activator/DNA repair enzyme AdaA — MSVDAHKALKQHDLSGMWIGVKYLSVYYSPEDLRLLPEPQDLVFFASEQEAKAQGFGPIPDSLRLTEKIAEMLLEQPALTVQQLSENLRHTPHQVIRAFKKHTGMTPKQFAQLQKLERFREELAHHSITRSLYEAGFESLRALYERSSGFLGMRPRTYQQGGKNMTIFYDTFDTPFGFMLLGSTELGVCSLKFGDQDTLLQELQQDYPKAQLVQDAEATRLYREALLDYLQGKTQTVEVALDVRGTDFQWKVWQALRRIPAGETRSYAQVAATLGEPKAVRAVARACASNVVALVIPCHRVVRSDGSISGYRWGPERKKEILDWEKR; from the coding sequence ATGTCCGTTGATGCCCACAAAGCCCTGAAGCAGCATGACCTGTCCGGGATGTGGATTGGGGTGAAATACCTCTCGGTGTACTACAGCCCGGAAGATTTGCGCTTGCTGCCTGAGCCGCAGGACCTGGTCTTTTTTGCTTCTGAGCAGGAAGCCAAAGCACAGGGGTTTGGGCCCATCCCAGACTCCCTGCGCCTCACCGAAAAGATTGCTGAGATGCTGCTGGAACAGCCTGCCCTGACGGTGCAGCAACTCAGTGAAAACCTGAGGCACACCCCCCATCAGGTCATCCGGGCCTTCAAGAAACACACCGGCATGACCCCCAAGCAATTTGCCCAGTTGCAGAAACTGGAGCGCTTCCGGGAAGAACTGGCCCACCACAGCATCACCCGCAGCCTGTACGAAGCGGGTTTCGAATCGTTGCGTGCCCTTTATGAGCGCAGCAGTGGTTTTCTGGGCATGCGGCCCAGAACCTACCAGCAGGGAGGAAAAAACATGACCATTTTTTACGACACCTTCGACACCCCTTTTGGTTTCATGCTGCTGGGCAGCACCGAACTGGGGGTGTGCAGCCTGAAATTCGGGGACCAGGACACCTTGTTGCAGGAGTTGCAGCAGGACTATCCGAAAGCCCAGCTGGTGCAGGATGCCGAAGCAACCCGACTTTATCGGGAAGCCCTGCTGGATTATCTGCAGGGCAAAACCCAGACCGTGGAGGTGGCCCTGGATGTGCGGGGCACCGACTTCCAGTGGAAAGTCTGGCAGGCTTTGCGGCGCATTCCAGCAGGCGAAACCCGCTCTTATGCCCAGGTGGCTGCCACCCTGGGTGAACCCAAAGCCGTCCGGGCGGTGGCCCGTGCCTGTGCCAGCAACGTGGTGGCCCTGGTCATTCCCTGCCACAGGGTGGTGCGCAGCGACGGTTCCATCAGCGGATACCGCTGGGGTCCTGAGCGCAAAAAAGAAATTCTGGACTGGGAAAAACGCTGA
- a CDS encoding Fur family transcriptional regulator — protein sequence MGVVRFTKQRQAILDVVQGTDVHPDASWVYAQVKQLMPNISLGTVYRSLEALADDGYLLKIHSAGDVTRYDARKEDHHHAVCKCCGKILDVFSPHVRELKKALAALPSGFELQEVRLEFHGICPECATRRSTH from the coding sequence ATGGGAGTGGTTCGTTTCACCAAACAGCGTCAGGCCATTCTGGATGTGGTGCAGGGCACCGATGTGCACCCGGATGCCTCCTGGGTGTATGCACAGGTCAAACAGCTGATGCCCAACATCAGCCTGGGGACCGTGTACCGCTCACTGGAGGCCCTGGCAGACGATGGTTACCTGCTGAAGATCCACAGTGCCGGAGATGTCACCCGTTACGATGCCCGCAAAGAAGACCACCACCATGCGGTGTGCAAATGCTGTGGCAAGATTCTGGACGTGTTCTCCCCCCATGTGCGGGAGTTGAAAAAAGCGCTGGCCGCCCTCCCTTCAGGTTTTGAGTTGCAGGAAGTGCGTCTGGAATTTCATGGCATCTGCCCTGAGTGTGCCACCCGCCGCTCCACGCACTGA
- the xseA gene encoding exodeoxyribonuclease VII large subunit: MEDTLKLSELLQYTSLMVQKTFSGFVWVQAEIASLADRRHLYLELIEMEGSEEIAKCRASLWARDRYRIENKFKAATGNPLQAGMEVLLKTTVEFHPRYGFSLNILDISPAFTVGQLQIKLERIREKLQKLGVWDLQSRLSFPEVLSRVLVVTPEDAASLGDFQERTEVLQHTGVCEFRYLTATFQGKQAVPSLLKVLIEAQQLRSEWDWQVLVLLRGGGSVTDLHWLSDETLTRTLCEYPLPVVTGIGHTRDQTLLDEVAALSLGTPSKVAQWVLEEALRAPTEALQHYQEILQCAHERLEQYTLALNHLKGVVVQNTRTALQNRKHALEQQMLQIIHLDPQSTLQRGYALPFRGKERIATRQQALKQNHFTLRFQDGDLEVQHEGAKP; the protein is encoded by the coding sequence ATGGAAGACACCCTCAAGCTTTCCGAACTCCTGCAGTACACCAGCCTGATGGTGCAGAAAACCTTCTCGGGGTTTGTGTGGGTGCAGGCAGAGATTGCCTCACTGGCAGACCGCAGGCACCTGTATCTGGAACTCATTGAGATGGAGGGCAGCGAAGAAATTGCCAAATGTCGGGCTTCCTTGTGGGCCAGGGACCGTTACCGCATCGAGAACAAGTTCAAAGCGGCCACAGGAAATCCCCTGCAGGCAGGCATGGAAGTGCTGCTGAAGACCACCGTGGAGTTCCATCCCCGCTATGGTTTCAGCCTGAACATCCTGGACATTTCTCCGGCTTTTACAGTGGGGCAGTTGCAAATCAAACTGGAGCGCATCCGGGAAAAACTGCAAAAGCTGGGGGTGTGGGATCTGCAATCCAGGCTGTCTTTTCCAGAGGTGCTTTCCAGGGTGCTGGTGGTCACCCCTGAAGATGCCGCCAGCCTGGGGGATTTTCAGGAGCGCACAGAGGTGTTGCAGCACACTGGGGTGTGTGAATTTCGTTACCTGACCGCCACATTTCAGGGAAAACAGGCCGTTCCCTCTTTGCTGAAAGTGCTGATTGAAGCCCAGCAACTGCGCTCTGAATGGGACTGGCAGGTGCTGGTCCTTTTGCGCGGAGGCGGTTCTGTCACCGACCTGCACTGGCTTTCCGATGAAACCCTCACCCGCACCCTCTGTGAGTACCCCCTGCCTGTGGTCACTGGCATTGGCCACACCCGCGACCAGACCCTGCTGGACGAGGTGGCAGCCCTCAGTCTGGGCACCCCCTCCAAGGTGGCCCAGTGGGTGCTTGAGGAGGCCCTCAGGGCACCCACGGAAGCCCTGCAGCATTATCAGGAGATCCTGCAGTGTGCCCATGAGCGCCTGGAGCAATACACCCTGGCCCTGAACCACCTGAAGGGGGTTGTGGTGCAAAACACCCGAACAGCCCTGCAGAACCGCAAACATGCCCTGGAACAACAGATGTTGCAGATCATCCATCTGGATCCCCAGAGCACCCTGCAGAGGGGCTATGCGCTGCCCTTCCGGGGAAAGGAACGCATTGCCACCCGACAGCAGGCCCTGAAGCAAAACCACTTCACTCTGCGGTTTCAGGATGGAGACCTGGAAGTCCAGCATGAAGGAGCCAAACCATGA
- the xseB gene encoding exodeoxyribonuclease VII small subunit, which yields MSFETDFFTLKRISEELQNPELPLDDLVVLLREATAAYTSCKSHLEAAQEALAALENAEE from the coding sequence ATGAGCTTTGAAACCGATTTTTTCACCCTGAAGCGCATCTCCGAAGAACTGCAAAACCCCGAACTGCCCCTGGATGATCTGGTGGTGTTGCTCAGAGAGGCCACCGCGGCTTACACATCCTGCAAGTCCCATCTGGAAGCAGCACAGGAAGCCCTGGCAGCCCTGGAAAACGCTGAAGAATAA
- a CDS encoding magnesium transporter CorA family protein: protein MLEYYRSIGGKLHLVDDYMEGCWINAIAPSLEEIDYLHHEIGIPVDYLNYPLDVDERPRFEKEDDFILFLIQTSFPLGDNSDIPYDTIPLGIIHGTHCIVTVCAQDNPIIQDMKKGMVRYVSTAKKNRFTLQLFHRTAQRYLVDLRKINKQVDAVEDQLENSTRNQELLSLLKLEKSLVYFKTAIKSNEIMMERVRRDRVFEMYADDQELLDDVIIENQQAIEMTDIATQILASMMGAFASVISNNVNSVMKVMTVATIMVAIPTLITSLYGMNVPIPFQNTHWSFYFVLVVGALAVGVLWYFVRRARWW, encoded by the coding sequence ATGCTGGAATACTACCGCAGCATTGGAGGGAAGCTCCACCTCGTTGACGATTACATGGAAGGGTGCTGGATCAATGCCATCGCCCCCAGCCTGGAAGAAATTGACTACCTGCACCACGAAATCGGCATTCCTGTCGATTACCTGAATTACCCACTGGACGTGGACGAACGGCCCCGTTTCGAGAAAGAAGATGACTTCATCCTCTTCCTGATCCAGACCTCATTCCCCCTGGGAGACAACAGCGACATTCCCTATGACACCATTCCTCTGGGGATCATTCACGGGACACACTGCATTGTGACGGTGTGCGCCCAGGACAACCCCATCATCCAGGACATGAAAAAAGGGATGGTGCGGTATGTCTCCACAGCCAAGAAGAACCGTTTCACCCTGCAACTGTTTCACAGGACCGCCCAGCGTTACCTGGTGGATCTGCGCAAGATCAACAAGCAGGTGGATGCCGTGGAAGACCAGCTGGAGAACTCCACCCGCAACCAGGAATTGCTGTCTTTGCTGAAGCTGGAAAAATCGCTGGTGTACTTCAAAACCGCCATCAAATCCAACGAGATCATGATGGAACGGGTGCGCCGGGACCGGGTCTTTGAAATGTACGCAGACGATCAGGAACTGCTGGACGATGTGATCATTGAAAACCAGCAGGCCATCGAGATGACTGACATTGCCACCCAGATTCTGGCCAGCATGATGGGTGCGTTTGCCAGCGTGATCTCCAACAACGTGAACTCCGTGATGAAAGTGATGACGGTGGCCACCATCATGGTAGCCATTCCCACCCTGATCACCAGCCTGTATGGGATGAATGTGCCCATTCCCTTTCAGAACACCCACTGGTCGTTTTACTTTGTGCTGGTGGTGGGGGCTCTGGCTGTCGGGGTGTTGTGGTATTTCGTGCGCCGGGCACGGTGGTGGTAG
- a CDS encoding S8 family serine peptidase, whose amino-acid sequence MSKKFFSSLTLITATIILAGCSGGTIPTQKSLPAPHAPQTSQPTTKTLQSQTRWMVEFETQGVGIQRLSVQSFSKLAADQNIQYQQNYAYSRVFNGVSVTTTRGNIERLAALPGVKAVYRVGQISLPKDVPAAAPSPALTTALAQTGADIAQNEMGLSGKGIKVGIIDTGIDIDHPDLKDHIIVQHDFVGDNYGKPGNYVPKPDNIADDCNGHGTHVAGIVGAHGTVTGVAPQASLGAYRVFGCEGSTYDDIIIAALEQAVADKMDVVNMSLGSFGTWAGGLRSEVFKKAADAGTIVVVSGGNEGKEGPFATGNNAADQNTIAAVSYEATMLNLNYFTANGVDVGFIKGSASAPVPTTGTLPLTRTGTATTTNDACSPLPAGSLTGKAVLIRRGTCAFTVKAQNAQAAGAAAVVIYNNTAGYISPSVVADIPVVSIEKSAGEALDAKLAAAEAVTITWKSDIKSFPNPVGGLPSDFTSYGPTQTLAFKPDVAAPGGQIYSTYPLEKGGYATESGTSMASPHVAGLIALMLEARPTLKGNLERVRGLLQNNAVPAAFKGTPYLDAVHRQGAGMANVVKSILNPVYTEPSRLALGEVQGTVSKTVRLYNNGTKALTYKLSVAPAVGTYGTYPVEFSGEVPDVQLQYSTVTIYPGESFPVKVDITPAPDDRDGVVFGGYIVMTPSKGDVVRVPFMGYKGDLQALPAMTDNVMTMFDPETGNEFEQIDGAVFDFSKGQFPTLYFQMSYAAQQIVIDVLDGRTDKPIYDTGSEVYVENDLPRNQLLNPDRSPYYDFTWYGGAKKAQLKAGVAVTKTVKDGAYRLRLRALRAGGDPTNPEHWDTWISPLFYVKN is encoded by the coding sequence GTGAGCAAGAAGTTCTTTTCATCTCTGACCCTGATCACCGCGACCATCATTCTGGCCGGGTGCTCAGGCGGTACAATCCCCACCCAGAAAAGCCTGCCTGCCCCCCATGCGCCCCAGACCAGTCAGCCCACCACCAAAACATTGCAATCTCAAACCCGCTGGATGGTGGAGTTTGAGACCCAGGGTGTAGGGATCCAGCGTCTGTCTGTGCAAAGCTTCTCCAAACTGGCCGCAGACCAGAACATCCAGTACCAGCAGAACTACGCTTACAGCAGGGTGTTCAATGGGGTGTCGGTCACAACCACCCGTGGCAACATCGAGCGGCTGGCAGCATTGCCAGGTGTGAAAGCCGTTTATCGCGTGGGCCAGATTTCTCTGCCCAAAGATGTTCCCGCAGCAGCACCCAGCCCGGCCCTCACCACAGCCCTCGCACAGACCGGGGCAGACATTGCCCAGAACGAAATGGGCCTGAGCGGTAAGGGCATCAAGGTGGGCATCATTGACACCGGGATCGACATTGACCACCCAGACCTCAAAGACCACATCATCGTCCAGCATGACTTTGTGGGCGACAATTACGGCAAACCCGGCAATTATGTGCCCAAGCCAGACAACATTGCCGATGACTGCAACGGGCACGGAACCCATGTTGCCGGGATTGTAGGTGCACACGGTACGGTCACAGGTGTGGCTCCACAGGCTTCGCTGGGCGCTTACCGGGTTTTTGGTTGTGAAGGTTCCACATACGATGACATCATCATTGCAGCCCTGGAACAGGCCGTTGCAGACAAGATGGACGTTGTGAACATGAGCCTGGGCAGCTTTGGCACCTGGGCCGGTGGACTGCGCTCTGAGGTTTTCAAAAAAGCCGCGGATGCAGGCACCATTGTGGTGGTTTCTGGAGGCAATGAAGGCAAGGAAGGTCCTTTTGCCACAGGCAACAATGCAGCCGATCAAAACACCATTGCAGCGGTCAGCTATGAAGCCACCATGTTGAACCTGAATTACTTCACAGCCAATGGTGTGGATGTGGGTTTCATCAAAGGTTCTGCCAGTGCACCTGTGCCCACCACAGGCACCCTGCCCCTCACCCGCACGGGCACTGCAACCACCACCAATGATGCTTGCAGTCCGCTGCCTGCAGGAAGCCTGACCGGCAAAGCCGTGCTGATCCGTCGGGGCACTTGCGCTTTCACGGTCAAGGCACAGAATGCCCAGGCCGCAGGTGCTGCAGCCGTGGTGATTTACAACAACACAGCTGGCTACATCAGCCCCAGTGTGGTGGCAGACATTCCAGTGGTGTCCATCGAAAAATCTGCGGGTGAAGCCCTGGATGCTAAGCTGGCTGCAGCTGAGGCCGTCACCATCACCTGGAAGTCAGACATCAAGAGCTTCCCCAACCCTGTGGGTGGCTTGCCCTCTGATTTCACCAGTTACGGTCCCACCCAGACCCTTGCTTTCAAGCCTGATGTTGCTGCACCTGGTGGACAGATCTACTCCACCTACCCCTTGGAAAAAGGCGGATATGCCACCGAGAGCGGCACCTCCATGGCCTCTCCCCACGTGGCAGGTTTGATTGCCCTGATGCTGGAAGCCCGCCCCACCCTCAAAGGCAACCTTGAGCGCGTGAGGGGCCTGCTCCAAAACAATGCTGTCCCTGCTGCATTCAAAGGCACCCCTTACCTGGACGCTGTCCACCGTCAGGGTGCAGGCATGGCCAATGTGGTCAAGAGCATCCTGAACCCCGTTTACACCGAGCCCAGCCGTCTGGCCCTGGGCGAAGTGCAGGGCACGGTGTCCAAAACGGTGCGCCTGTACAACAACGGAACCAAGGCGCTCACGTACAAGCTGTCTGTGGCCCCTGCAGTGGGAACCTACGGCACTTACCCCGTGGAGTTCAGTGGAGAAGTTCCAGATGTGCAACTGCAATACTCTACAGTCACCATCTACCCTGGTGAAAGCTTCCCTGTGAAGGTGGACATCACCCCAGCTCCAGATGACCGCGATGGTGTGGTGTTTGGTGGGTACATTGTCATGACCCCCAGCAAAGGTGATGTGGTGCGTGTGCCCTTCATGGGATACAAAGGGGACCTGCAAGCCCTGCCCGCCATGACCGACAACGTCATGACCATGTTCGATCCAGAAACCGGAAATGAGTTCGAGCAGATTGATGGTGCGGTCTTTGACTTCTCCAAAGGACAATTCCCCACCCTTTACTTCCAGATGTCCTATGCTGCCCAGCAAATCGTGATCGATGTGCTTGATGGCAGAACCGACAAACCCATTTACGACACAGGTAGTGAGGTCTACGTTGAGAATGACCTTCCACGCAACCAGCTTCTGAACCCAGACCGTTCTCCTTACTACGACTTCACCTGGTATGGTGGTGCCAAGAAAGCCCAGCTGAAAGCAGGCGTGGCTGTCACCAAGACCGTGAAAGACGGTGCCTACCGTCTGCGTCTGCGTGCCCTGCGTGCAGGTGGAGACCCCACCAACCCTGAGCACTGGGACACCTGGATTTCCCCCCTGTTCTACGTCAAGAACTGA
- a CDS encoding Ig-like domain-containing protein translates to MAPLVVVSGPAENAVIATNSVEITGTLSDDFMVVAASYTVNGGAPKGITINADGSYKINLTGLAEGDYTVVISAWDKAGNRKDVTLHFKVLYTDVTAPSIVLDAPASGSTVTTPSTNISGKITDNRGVASATISINGGEAQNLTLGADGSFTFMQNNLVDGNYNISITAKDTSNNTKTFTSSFKVVLPDLLEPNNTFDKASLLTFGQTTGKAIIDGSDRDVDWYKFEGQKGQMVRIEVMTQSAYADSQLDSVVFLYPPILNAATDFLAFNDDAEPLKGTDMGSKIEYTLTEDSTYYIKVTSFKADAGMADNDAKNTYKVRLTLVEGE, encoded by the coding sequence ATGGCCCCCCTGGTTGTGGTTTCTGGACCGGCAGAAAATGCAGTGATTGCCACCAACAGTGTGGAAATCACTGGCACCCTCTCCGATGACTTCATGGTGGTTGCTGCCAGCTACACCGTCAATGGCGGCGCTCCAAAGGGCATCACCATCAACGCAGATGGCAGCTACAAAATCAACCTCACAGGGCTGGCCGAAGGCGATTACACCGTGGTGATCAGCGCCTGGGACAAAGCTGGCAACCGCAAGGATGTCACCCTGCACTTCAAAGTGCTGTACACCGATGTCACTGCGCCCAGCATTGTGCTTGACGCTCCTGCCAGCGGTTCCACCGTCACCACCCCCTCCACCAACATCAGCGGAAAAATCACCGACAACCGTGGTGTGGCCTCTGCCACCATTTCCATCAACGGTGGAGAAGCCCAGAACCTGACCCTGGGTGCAGATGGATCTTTCACCTTCATGCAAAACAACCTGGTGGACGGCAACTACAACATCAGCATCACCGCCAAAGACACCTCCAACAACACCAAAACCTTCACCTCCTCCTTCAAAGTGGTGCTGCCTGATTTGCTGGAGCCCAACAACACCTTTGACAAGGCCAGCCTGCTGACCTTTGGACAGACCACCGGCAAGGCCATCATTGATGGTTCTGACAGAGATGTGGACTGGTACAAGTTTGAAGGCCAGAAAGGGCAGATGGTTCGCATTGAAGTGATGACCCAGAGCGCCTATGCAGACTCGCAACTGGATTCTGTGGTCTTCCTGTACCCACCCATTTTGAATGCTGCCACGGACTTCCTGGCCTTCAATGACGATGCAGAGCCCCTCAAAGGGACGGACATGGGGTCCAAAATCGAATACACCCTCACCGAAGACTCCACCTATTACATCAAGGTGACCAGTTTCAAAGCAGATGCTGGAATGGCAGACAACGATGCCAAAAACACCTACAAAGTGCGCCTCACTCTGGTAGAAGGAGAGTAA